In the Epinephelus fuscoguttatus linkage group LG10, E.fuscoguttatus.final_Chr_v1 genome, ctgtgtgtttcatttgtctttgtggttgttttgagtctcctgctgtctgtgttgttgttatgtctctttctagtttctttttctctttcaatGTACTTacaataaagtgtgttttttacagaccCCACaagtgagtcacttgtggtctaTTAAGGGTGAACCCctgacccaccagctgggaaccactgccctatAGAACCCTCTCCAATACACTTGCCTCACATGATTAAACCCAGTATATAACATACAGTAATACTTCGATAGGCTGCCCTTGCATCCTTCTCAAAACTTAGATGGTACATATTCTTTATGATCCGTTTGAGCtgtaatttgcatttttaatttaagatatttatTAATTACTTGCCTAGGTACGGCATTTCTGTTGGTTGACCCTCAAGACCTCCTGGAGAATTTTGAGGAACCTGGACTCATTGAGAGGATCAAGACTTTTGTGCAAGTACACCGGAACAGCTTTCTACTTCTGTACGCCCCCTTTAATGGGAAAAAGGAGTTGGAAATCTTGTCAGTGATTCAGCACAGGTAGATAAATGGCTGTGCTGTGTCTTTACAAATACGCTTCCTCCAGTTGTCACCCTTGTTTTGCTTGATGTACAGAAACATTACATAGTCATAGTGATTCTTAGATTTataatatttgtctttttctctttcagatTCTTTGGCAGCAATCTCAGGATCCTGCCTGTGCGAAACAATGCTGAGATTGTCAAAGGAATGTTGACAATCGCCAAGGTAAAgatagcagcagcaggcagtgcACACAAGTTACTTGGGAACTCTGGATAACAAATTAGGCATGCTGTTGTTAGTTGGTGACACTCTGAAGTAAGCCAAGGCTCATTTATCTGCAGGCCACCAGTAAGCCCCATGTGGACAGTATCCGTGACCGGATGTCTCTGGCTCGGGCTCACATCATTGAAAGCAGTCCTGTGTGGGAGATGCTAAGAGACATTCTTTAAAGCTAAGCATATGATCCAGCATTTATTCCACACACTTAAcacttgtgttgttttatttgatgcTAACCAGTACAAGCTTTACTTGGAAAATATACAAAAGCAGGTTTAAAAGATGTGTTTCAATATGTTAGCACagtttaatctattttttatattcttacaaAAACTTTGGTGTAGAAAAAAGAATTcaacaagtgttttttgtaaCAGCAAATATATTAAAACACCATTTCTGAAAATAGCCCAGCAGTCTGAAGTGACACTTGAGCACCTCGATTTAGTTTAGGATCTTCAGCTTTTCCTCTGCGATCTCTTCGATGCGGACTATAAGACTCTCCATCAGGTCAAATGTCACCAAAGCACTCTGCAACACCTGCAAGGCATGAGAATAGTCAGTGTGCTGGTTCTACAAAGGCcagaattaaaatataaattatagGAGAGAACGTTTCCGTACCTGGTTCTGGACCTCTGGGGACATATTGGACACTTTCTCATGTTTCACTGTTATGCTTTTGACTAATCTGGTGGATCTGGCAGCATCTCTGGCTTCTGAGGAGGGAAATAGAGATAGTTCCACCATTTGTGCAAGGTTACTCCAAAGTCATTTTGTTACACAGATTAGAAGATAAAGCCTAcctcttgcttttagcttttgatCCTCCCTCAGTGCCTTCAGTTCAGCCGAATGATATCCTCTTGATATGCTGATACACACACGCAGCATTTTTAGGTATTCGTCTTTGATCCTGCACAGCTC is a window encoding:
- the LOC125896142 gene encoding protein SPO16 homolog, which codes for METHKETTPQWKTTVIVSTSLQSHDTGRMLSAQQHRIRFSDSVESGAFIFPLSGTAFLLVDPQDLLENFEEPGLIERIKTFVQVHRNSFLLLYAPFNGKKELEILSVIQHRFFGSNLRILPVRNNAEIVKGMLTIAKATSKPHVDSIRDRMSLARAHIIESSPVWEMLRDIL